The genomic interval GCCCGGCCTGTGTCCACCCCCCGGAGCGGCGGCGCAGCGCGTACGCCGCGCCGCCCCGCTGCCCTGAGGGGTGCGCGAGTGCCGTGATCCAGACCGGTGACGACGGCAGCAGGCAGTTCGTCTGCCACCGCAAATGAGGGGCCGCCGGGCGGACCGGGGGCCGGGCGGGCGCCCGCCCGTCAGGGGCCGGGCGCGGCGTCAGGCGCGGCGCCGCATCCCGGGGACGCGGAGCGGGCGGGAGCCGGGGCCGCCGATGTGCGAGAAGGGCTGGGTGCGCCAGTCGAGGCTCTCCGGCAGCGTCAGCAGCAGGGCCGTGTCGAGCTCCTGGGAGTCCAGCGACTCCGCCACCGGGGTGGCCTCCTCCGCGGCGCGGCCGGATCCGGCGCAGACCGTGAGCCCGAAGGGGTTCCACGGCGATGGGCACTGCGCGTGCTCGGGAAGCACGTCCTCGTCCGCGAGCAGCGCGATCGGGCGCGCGCAGTCCGGGCACGTCACCCGGAACATCGCGGTGATGTCATAAGGCTCGTACAGGCTGCCGTCGCCCTCATTGAGGCGTTCCAGGCTGGGCATATTCTTTCTCCCCCTCGGATGGGCCGGCCAGGCACCTCGGCCTCGGCCACAGCAAGCACTTCCCTCGTCGCGTGTCGGGTAATCGCCCGACCCGGTAGGACACGGGTGCATAGGCGTGTTGTTCATCACATGGTCCGCGCGGGCGTCCGGGCCGTCGACTGTGCCGGGCGGCCCCCGACCCAGTAGGTTGATCCGCGTGGAGGAGCTGGACAGAGAAATCGTGGAACTGCTCGTCAAGGACGGGCGGATGAGTTACACCGACCTGGGGAAGGCCACGGGCCTGTCCACCTCGGCGGTGCACCAGCGCGTGCGCCGGCTCGAACAGCGCGGTGTCATCCGCGGCTACGCGGCCGTGGTCGACCCCGAGGCCGTCGGGCTGCCCCTGACCGCGTTCATCTCGGTGAAGCCCTTCGACCCCAGCGCCCCCGACGACATCGCGGACCGGCTCGCCGAGATCCCCGAGATCGAGGCCTGCCACAGCGTCGCGGGCGACGAGAACTACATCCTCAAGGTCCGGGTGGCCACGCCGCTGGAGCTGGAGCACCTGCTGGCGCACATCCGGTCGCTGGCCGGGGTGTCGACGCGCACGACGATCGTCCTGTCCACGCCGTACGAGGCGCGCCCGCCGCGGGTGGGGTGACGCGGCCCGGCCGCCACGGGATCCCGGGCCGGGCCCGGTTCCCGCCCGCCCCGGTGACGGGCAACGGCCGCCCGGGGGTCAGACTGAACCTATGAGTGAGCGCCCTGACATGCCCCGCGACGAAGCCCGAACCGTCCTGCTGCGCAACGGCACCGTCCACAGCCCCGCCGACCCCTTCGCCACCGCGATGGTCGTCGAGCGCGGCGGCGTGGCCTGGGTCGGCTCCGAGGGGGCGGCGGACTCCTTCGCCGACGGCGTGGACGAGGTCGTCGACCTCGACGGCGCGCTCGTCACCCCGGCGTTCACCGACGCACATGTGCACACCACCGCCACCGGCCTCGCCCTCACCGGCCTGGACCTCACCGGCGTCCCGACCCTCGCCGACGCCCTGGCGCGGGTGCGGGCCCACGCGGCCGCCCGGCCCGCCGACCGGGTGCTGCTCGGCCACGGCTGGGACGCCAGCGCCTGGCCCGAGCGCCGGCCCCCGTCCCGCCGCGAGCTCGACGAGGCCACCGGCGGCCGCCCGCTCTACCTCACGCGCGCCGACGTCCACTCCGCCGTCGTCACCACCGCCCTGATCGACCTGGTCCCCGCGGTCTCCGGGCTGCCCGGGCACGTCCTGGACGCCCCGCTGACCGGCGACGCCCACCACGCCGTGCGCGCCGCCGCGTACGCCGGGCTCACCCCCGGCCAGCGCGCCGAGGCGCAGACCGCGGCCCTCGACCGCGCCGCCTCGCTCGGCATCGGCTCCCTCCACGAGTGCGCCGGCCCGCAGATCTCCGGCACCGACGACTTCACCGCGCTGCTGGCCCTGGCGGCCGGCCGGCCCGGCCCCCGCGTCGTCGGCTACTGGGCCGAGGCCGTCGCGTCCGCGAACGACGCGGAGCGGATCCGCGGGCTCGGCGCGATCGGCGCGGCCGGCGACCTCTTCGTCGACGGCTCCCTCGGCTCGCACACGGCCTGCCTCCACGAGCCCTACGCCGACGGCCCGCACGCCGGCCACACCGGCACCGCCCACCTCGACGCCGCGGCCGTCGCCGCACATGTCACCGCCTGCACCGAGGCGGGCCTCCAGGCCGGCTTCCACGCCATCGGGGACGCCGCGCTCACCGCCGTCGTCGAGGGCGTACGGGCCGCCGCGGACCGGCTCGGGCTCGCCCGCGTCCGCGCCGCCCGGCACCGCGTCGAGCACGCCGAGATGCTCACCCCCGAGCACATCGCCGCCTTCGCCGAGCTCGCCCTCACCGCCTCCGTCCAGCCCGCCTTCGACGCCGCCTGGGGCGGCGACGACGCCCTCTACGCCCAGCGCCTGGGCGTCGACCGGGCCCGCACCCTCAATCCGTACGCGGCCCTGCTGCGGGCCGGCGTGCCGCTCGCCCTCGGCTCGGACAGCCCGGTCACCCCGCTCGACCCGTGGGGCACCGTCCGCGCCGCCGCCTTCCACCGCACCCCCGAGCACCGGATCTCGGTGCGGGCCGCCTTCACCGCCCACACCCGCGGCGGCTGGCGGGCCGTCGGCAGGGACGACGCGGGCGTCCTGGTGCCCGGCGCCCCCGCCGACTACGCGGTCTGGGAGTCCGGCGACCTCGTCGTGCAGGTGCCGGACCACCGTGTCGCCAGCTGGTCCACGGACCCGCGCTCCGGCACGCCCGGCCTGCCCGACCTCACGCCCGGCACCCCGCTCCCGGTGTGCCTGAGCACCGTCGTGGGCGGCCGCACGGTGTACTCGGCGCACGGGCGTCCGAACGAGTGAGACGGCGTGTGCCGCGTACCGCCGAACGACGTGCCGTCGGCCTGTCGCCGCGCGTGATCACTCGCCGTACTGACCTGCTGATTTAGGGCATATGCCCAGGTCGTGGCAGTGTTGACAGGGTGCGGTCGACGGCGGGTAGGTTCGGCGTCGTCCACCACAGGACGTCCGGCCGGGGAACCTCCACACAGTCGTCGAACGCCGCTGGGCCATGGGGCGGTGCGCCGGAGAGGCGCGCAGCCACTGGCAGCCAGGTCCAGCGCACGGGGGCGAGGGAAGGTTCCGCCAGGCCGGCAGGTGCGACCCGGGTGGGGCCCGGACGTTCAGTAGACAACGGCTCTAGGTCGACCCGCAGCCAGCGGGTCCCAGGTCGGCCCGAAGGACGCCGGGCCCCCATTCGCCGCCTCGCGCGCGGGGGCGCCGTTACCCGAGCCCAGCCTCCGGGGGGTCCCCGGAGCGTTGTACGGTCGGCTCATCACCGCTCAGCTTCAGGAAGGCGCGACCGTGCCCCCGGGTCCCGAAACCACCGCCGACGACACGTCCGCGCCCGTCGGCGAGGCCGCGCCCGACGCCCCGCGGCCACCGCGCCCCTCCCGTACCGCCCGGCTCGGCCGGCTCGTACGCCGGGAGGCGCCCCGCACCGGGCTCGCGGTGCTCGCGGGCCTCGCGCTCGCGCTGTCCTTCCCGCCGTACGACCTGTGGCCGCTGTCGTTCGCCGCCGTCGCGGCCCTGGCCCTGCTCACGCGCGGGCGCACCCTCCGGCAGGGGGCCTGGACGGGCTTCGCGCTCGGGCTGCCGTTCTTCTTCGTCCTGCTGCGCTGGCTGCGGGTGGTCGGCTACGACGCCGTGGTCGGTCTCTCCGCGATCGAGGCGCTGTTCCTCGCCGTGCTCGGCGCGGGCCTGGCACTCGTCTCCCGGCTGCCCGCGTGGCCGCTGTGGGGCGCGTGCCTGTGGGTGGCCGAGGAGCTGGCCCGGGACCGGCTGCCGTTCGGCGGCTTCCCCTGGGGCCGGCTGGCCTTCGCCAACACCGCCTCGCCCTTCACCCCGCTCGCCGCCCTCGGCGGCGCCCCGCTGGTCACCTTCGCCGTCGCCCTCGCGGGCGGGCTGCTGGCCTTCGCGGTGGCCGCGCTGACGAAGGCGCGCGCCGCCGGGGCCTCCGGGACCCCCGACGCCCCCGACGCCCCCGACGTCCCCGATGCCTCCGGCGAACCCGGGTCCTCCGGCGCCGCCGGCCGCGGCCCCGGCGTCGTCCGGGCGGCGCTGCCCGGCGTGGAGGCCCTCGCGCTGGCCGCCGCCGTGGTGCTCGCCGGCTACGCCGTGCCCGTCCCCACCGCGGCGGACGACACGGTCGACGTCGCGCTGGTCCAGGGCAACGTCCAGAACCCGGGGATGGACTTCCTGGGCCGCCCGATGATGATCCTCGACAACCACGTCGACGCCACCCTCGCGCTGGCCAAGGACATCAAGGAGGGCCGCGCCCGCAAGCCCGACCTGGTGATCTGGCCGGAGAACTCCTCCGACCTGGACCCCTTCCGGTACGGGCAGGCGTACGCCCGCATCGAGGAGGCCGTCAAGGCGGTCGGCGTGCCGGTCCTGGTCGGCGCCCTCGTCGACCACCCCGGCAAGAGCGGCTACGTCGACAACAACGGCATCGTCTGGGACCCGCGGACGGGACCCGGCGCCTCGTACACCAAGCAGCACCCGGTGCCCTTCGGCGAGTACGTGCCCTTCCGGGACCAGCTCAGCAAGGTCGTCACCCGCCTCCAGCGCGTCCAGCGCGACTTCTACCCCGGCGACCACACCGGGGTGCTCCAGGTCGGCCCGGCCCGGCTCGGCGACGTGATCTGCTTCGAGGTGGCCTACGACGAGATCGTCCGCGACACCGTGAAGGCCGGCGCGCGCGCCCTGGTCGTCCAGACGAACAACGCCACGTACGGCCGCACCGGCCAGCCCGAGCAGCAGCTCGCGATGTCCCGGCTGCGGGCCGTCGAGCACGGCCGGTCGGTCGTCACGGTGGCCACCAGCGGCATCAGCGCGGTGGTCGCGCCCGACGGCGAGGTGCTCCGGCGGAGCGAGGAATTCACCCGGGACGTCATCGAGGCGCGCGTCCCGCTGCGGGACGGGACCACCGTCGCCGACCGCGTGGGTGCGGGACCCGAATGGGCGCTCGCTATGGTGGGCCTTCTGTCCTGCGCGGCCGCGTCTCTGACCGGCCGTCGGGCACGTAGGGACGAGCCGAAGAAGAAGGGGCAGCAGTGAACGACGGTGGTCAGCGGAGATACGGTCCGCTCGGCAGGACCTTGGTGATCATTCCGACCTACAACGAGGCGGAGAACATCAAGTCCATCGTCGCCCGGGTGCGGTCGGCGGTACCGGAGGCGCACGTCCTCGTCGCGGACGACAACAGCCCCGACGGTACCGGCAAGCTGGCCGACGAGCTGGCGGGCGACGACGACCACGTGAAGGTGCTGCACCGTAAGGGCAAGGAGGGGCTCGGCGCCGCCTATCTGGCGGGCTTCCGCTGGGGCCTCGACAACGACTACGGCGTCCTCGTGGAGATGGACGCCGACGGTTCCCACCAGCCCGAGGAGCTGCCGCGGCTGCTCACCGCCCTCAAGGGCGCGGACCTGGTGCTGGGCTCCCGCTGGGTGCCCGGCGGCCGGGTGGTGAACTGGCCGAAGTCCCGCGAGATCCTCTCCCGGGGCGGCTCGACCTAC from Streptomyces albireticuli carries:
- a CDS encoding Lrp/AsnC family transcriptional regulator, encoding MEELDREIVELLVKDGRMSYTDLGKATGLSTSAVHQRVRRLEQRGVIRGYAAVVDPEAVGLPLTAFISVKPFDPSAPDDIADRLAEIPEIEACHSVAGDENYILKVRVATPLELEHLLAHIRSLAGVSTRTTIVLSTPYEARPPRVG
- a CDS encoding amidohydrolase, with protein sequence MSERPDMPRDEARTVLLRNGTVHSPADPFATAMVVERGGVAWVGSEGAADSFADGVDEVVDLDGALVTPAFTDAHVHTTATGLALTGLDLTGVPTLADALARVRAHAAARPADRVLLGHGWDASAWPERRPPSRRELDEATGGRPLYLTRADVHSAVVTTALIDLVPAVSGLPGHVLDAPLTGDAHHAVRAAAYAGLTPGQRAEAQTAALDRAASLGIGSLHECAGPQISGTDDFTALLALAAGRPGPRVVGYWAEAVASANDAERIRGLGAIGAAGDLFVDGSLGSHTACLHEPYADGPHAGHTGTAHLDAAAVAAHVTACTEAGLQAGFHAIGDAALTAVVEGVRAAADRLGLARVRAARHRVEHAEMLTPEHIAAFAELALTASVQPAFDAAWGGDDALYAQRLGVDRARTLNPYAALLRAGVPLALGSDSPVTPLDPWGTVRAAAFHRTPEHRISVRAAFTAHTRGGWRAVGRDDAGVLVPGAPADYAVWESGDLVVQVPDHRVASWSTDPRSGTPGLPDLTPGTPLPVCLSTVVGGRTVYSAHGRPNE
- the lnt gene encoding apolipoprotein N-acyltransferase; this translates as MPPGPETTADDTSAPVGEAAPDAPRPPRPSRTARLGRLVRREAPRTGLAVLAGLALALSFPPYDLWPLSFAAVAALALLTRGRTLRQGAWTGFALGLPFFFVLLRWLRVVGYDAVVGLSAIEALFLAVLGAGLALVSRLPAWPLWGACLWVAEELARDRLPFGGFPWGRLAFANTASPFTPLAALGGAPLVTFAVALAGGLLAFAVAALTKARAAGASGTPDAPDAPDVPDASGEPGSSGAAGRGPGVVRAALPGVEALALAAAVVLAGYAVPVPTAADDTVDVALVQGNVQNPGMDFLGRPMMILDNHVDATLALAKDIKEGRARKPDLVIWPENSSDLDPFRYGQAYARIEEAVKAVGVPVLVGALVDHPGKSGYVDNNGIVWDPRTGPGASYTKQHPVPFGEYVPFRDQLSKVVTRLQRVQRDFYPGDHTGVLQVGPARLGDVICFEVAYDEIVRDTVKAGARALVVQTNNATYGRTGQPEQQLAMSRLRAVEHGRSVVTVATSGISAVVAPDGEVLRRSEEFTRDVIEARVPLRDGTTVADRVGAGPEWALAMVGLLSCAAASLTGRRARRDEPKKKGQQ
- a CDS encoding polyprenol monophosphomannose synthase, translated to MNDGGQRRYGPLGRTLVIIPTYNEAENIKSIVARVRSAVPEAHVLVADDNSPDGTGKLADELAGDDDHVKVLHRKGKEGLGAAYLAGFRWGLDNDYGVLVEMDADGSHQPEELPRLLTALKGADLVLGSRWVPGGRVVNWPKSREILSRGGSTYSRLLLDVPIRDVTGGFRAFRRETLEGLGMEEVASQGYCFQVDLAWRAVKAGFHVVEVPITFVERELGDSKMSRDIVAEALWRVTSWGVGSRVGKVLGNK